A genomic segment from Alteribacillus bidgolensis encodes:
- a CDS encoding S1 domain-containing RNA-binding protein, with protein MSIEVGSKLQGKVTGITHFGAFIELPDGKTGLVHISEVADKYVDDINQFLSVGDEVTVKVMKVEDDGKIGLSIRKAQERPKGDRPRGGDRPKGDRSRGDRRSGSGKGQRSLSFEEKMNRFMKDSEERLASLRKQTDSKRGGRSKK; from the coding sequence ATGTCAATCGAAGTAGGCAGCAAGTTGCAAGGGAAGGTCACAGGTATCACCCATTTTGGAGCATTTATAGAGCTGCCGGATGGAAAAACTGGGCTGGTTCATATTAGCGAAGTGGCCGACAAGTATGTAGATGATATCAATCAATTTTTAAGTGTTGGTGACGAGGTCACTGTAAAGGTTATGAAAGTGGAAGACGATGGTAAGATTGGTCTTTCCATTCGAAAAGCCCAGGAACGGCCAAAAGGAGATCGCCCCCGGGGAGGAGATCGTCCGAAAGGAGATCGTTCAAGAGGAGATCGCCGCAGTGGATCTGGAAAAGGACAGCGTTCCTTGTCTTTTGAAGAAAAGATGAACCGCTTTATGAAAGACAGTGAAGAAAGATTAGCTTCATTGCGTAAACAAACCGATTCCAAACGCGGCGGACGCTCCAAAAAATAA
- the spoIIE gene encoding stage II sporulation protein E translates to MYQRDLTKRADETEPIWEHVWALVKNISNRTKQKTLRLLEMLFIQWGGLVFILGILLGRAVLLAELFPFALPFFAAVYSWRKEKGIIAAAGIIVGTFSGAIFHGAFVLAAIAIFLGIYEWITRYGSRTGWTLPLSVFLATVGARASTVWLEEGALSSYSMVMAGVEAGLSFILTMIFLQSMPLLITKKRKQPLKQEEIVCFIILLASVMTGAIGWVIYGMAAEHTLARYLVLLFAYTGGAALGASVGVIVGLVLSLASVANLYQMSLLAFAGLLGGLLKEGKKVGVSIGMLLGTALIALYGDGMNGATLTLAESAAAIALFLITPRIITSFIEKYIPGTPEYAREQQKHMKKIRDITALKVERFSNLFQTLSKSFMSSPDMTDKEMEDKERDELLSKITEKTCQTCFRKERCWVNQFHETYDGMTSMLYELERNGKISGPMKNQWKKHCHYETRITKVMTEELKQDQARRELSKQVQESRQLVADQLRGVSEVMDDFAREIQREKEAHHWQEEQIHEALQDAGLDIGHVDIYRLDEGNVEIEMSVLKGAGLEQAEKIIAPMLSDILKEHIIVDKEEPYENISEYLNLTFVSARTYTVNIGTSSVAKGGGWVSGDSYASMDIGAGKHAIAISDGMGSGEKAHRESSSALQILQTILASGMDEKTAIRSINSILSLRSTEEMFSTLDLAMIDLQEAKSRFIKIGSIPSFIRREDKVKQIEARNLPIGMMEHAELDVVTEQMKDGDMLIMMSDGILDIPGPIENTEIWIRRIISQLDTEDPQEMADLLLERVMRVSQGKINDDMTIVTAKIERNLPKWAAIPVRQTVPLKRKKA, encoded by the coding sequence ATGTATCAACGGGATCTAACGAAACGAGCAGATGAAACAGAACCGATTTGGGAGCACGTATGGGCTTTAGTAAAGAATATCAGTAATCGCACGAAGCAGAAAACATTAAGATTGTTAGAAATGTTGTTTATTCAATGGGGCGGTCTTGTCTTTATTTTAGGAATTCTTTTAGGACGAGCTGTTTTGCTTGCAGAGCTGTTTCCTTTTGCACTGCCATTTTTTGCAGCGGTGTACTCATGGCGTAAAGAAAAAGGAATTATTGCAGCAGCAGGTATCATTGTTGGTACCTTTTCTGGTGCTATCTTTCACGGAGCATTTGTATTAGCAGCCATTGCTATCTTTTTAGGCATCTATGAATGGATTACCCGTTATGGATCGAGGACAGGATGGACGCTGCCGCTGTCTGTATTTTTAGCTACAGTGGGAGCCCGTGCAAGTACTGTATGGCTAGAAGAAGGGGCTCTATCGTCTTATTCTATGGTAATGGCTGGAGTGGAAGCAGGCCTTAGCTTTATTTTAACGATGATTTTTTTACAAAGTATGCCTCTATTGATAACGAAGAAAAGAAAACAACCATTAAAACAAGAAGAAATTGTTTGTTTTATTATATTACTAGCTTCTGTCATGACCGGAGCAATCGGCTGGGTGATCTATGGGATGGCTGCCGAACATACCCTGGCCAGATACCTCGTGCTGTTATTTGCGTATACGGGAGGAGCAGCACTTGGTGCGTCCGTAGGTGTCATTGTTGGGCTTGTTCTCAGTCTGGCTTCCGTTGCTAACTTATATCAGATGAGCTTGCTTGCATTTGCAGGCCTTCTTGGCGGGCTTTTAAAAGAAGGCAAAAAAGTCGGGGTTAGCATTGGAATGCTTTTAGGTACGGCTTTAATTGCATTATATGGAGATGGTATGAATGGAGCTACTTTGACGCTTGCCGAATCAGCGGCAGCTATTGCTTTATTTTTAATTACTCCTCGTATAATCACTTCCTTTATAGAAAAATATATTCCAGGGACTCCGGAATATGCCCGGGAACAACAAAAGCATATGAAAAAAATCAGGGATATTACGGCATTAAAAGTAGAGAGGTTTTCTAATCTGTTTCAAACCCTCTCCAAAAGCTTTATGTCCAGCCCTGACATGACAGATAAAGAAATGGAGGACAAAGAGAGAGATGAATTATTAAGTAAAATAACCGAAAAAACGTGTCAAACTTGTTTTCGTAAAGAAAGGTGCTGGGTCAACCAGTTTCACGAAACGTACGATGGCATGACAAGCATGCTCTATGAACTAGAACGAAACGGAAAAATAAGCGGTCCTATGAAAAACCAATGGAAGAAGCATTGTCACTATGAAACTAGGATAACCAAAGTAATGACAGAAGAGTTAAAGCAAGATCAAGCCAGAAGGGAACTGTCCAAACAAGTCCAGGAGAGCCGTCAGCTCGTAGCGGATCAGCTTAGAGGGGTATCTGAAGTCATGGATGATTTCGCTCGCGAAATACAAAGAGAAAAGGAAGCCCACCATTGGCAGGAAGAGCAAATCCATGAAGCTTTACAAGACGCAGGGCTTGATATTGGCCATGTAGATATATATAGGCTTGATGAAGGAAATGTAGAGATAGAAATGAGCGTGTTAAAGGGGGCGGGACTAGAACAGGCAGAAAAAATCATTGCACCAATGCTGTCTGATATTTTAAAAGAACACATTATTGTAGATAAAGAAGAGCCATACGAAAACATATCAGAATATTTAAACCTCACTTTCGTGTCGGCTCGAACATACACAGTGAATATTGGAACATCATCGGTGGCTAAAGGCGGAGGGTGGGTGTCAGGGGACAGTTATGCTTCTATGGATATTGGGGCAGGAAAACATGCCATTGCAATAAGTGATGGGATGGGAAGCGGAGAAAAGGCACATAGAGAAAGCAGTTCAGCGCTGCAAATTTTACAAACCATACTTGCTTCTGGAATGGATGAGAAAACAGCGATACGTTCTATTAATTCGATTTTAAGTTTACGTTCAACCGAAGAAATGTTTTCTACGCTTGATCTTGCGATGATTGATTTGCAAGAAGCAAAGAGCAGGTTTATAAAAATAGGTTCAATTCCTAGCTTTATTAGAAGGGAGGATAAAGTAAAGCAAATTGAAGCACGAAATCTGCCTATTGGCATGATGGAACATGCTGAATTAGATGTTGTCACTGAGCAAATGAAAGATGGAGATATGCTTATTATGATGAGCGACGGTATTCTAGATATTCCTGGTCCGATTGAAAATACGGAAATATGGATAAGGCGTATTATTTCACAGCTTGATACAGAGGACCCGCAGGAAATGGCAGACTTGTTATTAGAGAGGGTGATGAGGGTATCGCAAGGCAAAATAAATGATGACATGACCATTGTGACTGCAAAAATCGAGCGCAACCTACCGAAGTGGGCAGCAATACCGGTTCGTCAAACCGTCCCATTAAAACGAAAAAAAGCTTAA
- a CDS encoding protein kinase domain-containing protein: MERKTVHLKNQASNLAPGTKWLGKWNRNPYRIVKKLGHGATGSVYLVETRTGQAAVKIGENKMSLTSEINVLKHFSKVKGNVLGPSLWDVDDIEIGNETYPFFCMEYLKGESLLEFTKKKGIEWAPILMVQLLGDLDRLHREGWIFGDLKPENLIVTGPPARVRWFDVGGTTKIGRSIKEYTEFYDRGYWGLGDRKAEPSYDLFSAAMIFIQTAYRERFNKPSGNENSLDYLSRRISNMTPLSPYKKILLHALKGKYTGAQWMKKDVMAAIEARSYKRSYKEKRARSAHPVNKKARNGPNLRKNKRKKENSSSYRVEIILTASFLFLSSILYFMGQWM; the protein is encoded by the coding sequence ATGGAGAGGAAGACGGTCCATTTGAAGAATCAGGCTTCTAATCTTGCTCCGGGCACAAAATGGCTCGGGAAATGGAACAGAAATCCATACCGCATTGTTAAAAAACTAGGTCATGGAGCAACAGGCTCTGTTTATTTAGTAGAAACAAGAACAGGTCAGGCCGCGGTGAAAATTGGAGAAAATAAAATGTCATTAACTTCGGAAATAAATGTATTAAAGCATTTTTCCAAAGTTAAAGGTAATGTACTAGGGCCTTCTTTATGGGATGTAGATGATATAGAAATTGGAAATGAAACGTATCCTTTTTTTTGTATGGAGTATTTAAAAGGGGAGTCATTATTAGAGTTTACGAAAAAAAAAGGAATAGAATGGGCACCGATACTCATGGTCCAGTTATTAGGAGATCTGGACCGTCTGCACAGAGAGGGGTGGATATTTGGAGATCTAAAACCTGAAAATTTAATTGTAACTGGCCCGCCTGCACGGGTTAGATGGTTTGATGTGGGGGGGACAACAAAAATAGGGAGATCAATCAAAGAATATACAGAATTTTATGATAGAGGATATTGGGGACTTGGTGATCGAAAGGCAGAACCGTCTTATGATTTGTTTTCTGCTGCTATGATATTTATTCAAACTGCTTATCGCGAGCGATTTAATAAACCGTCTGGTAATGAGAATAGTTTAGATTATTTATCAAGACGAATTTCAAACATGACCCCGCTTTCCCCTTATAAAAAAATTCTCCTTCATGCCTTAAAAGGGAAGTATACAGGAGCTCAATGGATGAAAAAAGATGTGATGGCAGCCATTGAAGCTCGTTCATATAAAAGATCGTATAAAGAGAAGCGAGCCCGTTCTGCTCACCCGGTTAATAAGAAAGCAAGAAACGGACCGAATCTAAGAAAAAATAAAAGAAAAAAAGAAAACTCTTCTTCCTATAGAGTAGAAATTATCCTTACAGCCTCTTTTCTCTTTTTATCATCTATTCTATACTTTATGGGACAATGGATGTAA
- a CDS encoding VWA domain-containing protein gives MSGGKIKQILLLTDGCSNQGEDPAAVAAFAKEKGITVNVIGILEHGAAREHGMKEVEDISMAGGGVSQVVYANQLSQTVQMVTRQAMTQTLHGVVHNELRHILGEEQEMEDLPPDKRGEVMEVVDELGENISLEVLILVDTSASMKAKLPMVQEALSDLSISLNSRTGGNHFSLFLFPGKRKEVEKVLDWTPKINSLTGTFNRLTTGGVTPTGPALKAALYHFEKRQDRRSLIEYGEEDGPFEESGF, from the coding sequence ATGAGTGGAGGAAAAATAAAACAAATTTTATTATTAACCGATGGCTGCTCTAATCAAGGTGAAGATCCAGCTGCAGTCGCAGCATTTGCAAAGGAAAAAGGAATAACTGTAAATGTGATAGGAATTCTTGAACATGGGGCAGCCCGGGAACATGGAATGAAAGAAGTGGAAGATATATCGATGGCAGGAGGGGGTGTTAGTCAGGTTGTATATGCTAACCAATTATCACAAACCGTACAGATGGTAACTAGACAAGCTATGACTCAAACCCTGCACGGAGTGGTGCACAATGAACTGCGCCATATTTTAGGTGAAGAACAGGAAATGGAAGATCTCCCGCCTGATAAAAGAGGAGAAGTTATGGAGGTGGTGGATGAATTAGGAGAGAATATTAGTTTAGAGGTTTTAATTTTAGTGGACACAAGCGCAAGCATGAAAGCTAAGCTTCCAATGGTGCAAGAGGCTTTGTCTGATCTATCCATCAGTTTGAATTCGAGAACCGGAGGAAATCATTTTTCTTTGTTTTTATTTCCCGGGAAAAGAAAAGAAGTGGAAAAAGTATTAGACTGGACTCCAAAAATTAACTCTCTTACAGGAACATTTAATCGCTTAACTACTGGAGGAGTCACACCTACAGGGCCTGCCTTAAAGGCTGCTTTATACCATTTTGAAAAACGTCAGGATAGAAGGAGTCTGATTGAGTATGGAGAGGAAGACGGTCCATTTGAAGAATCAGGCTTCTAA
- a CDS encoding septum formation initiator family protein gives MISEKKKVTEINKPYVKEQAREQERLKAASTKRRRGLVRRLTALSIAGVVLAVVFTVLLVSQWSTLEAKKAERAELENKLEELHAEESRLKQDVKNYNDLDYIAEVARRDYYLTKPGETLFKVPNESID, from the coding sequence TTGATATCTGAAAAGAAGAAAGTTACGGAAATTAACAAGCCCTATGTTAAAGAGCAAGCGAGAGAACAAGAACGTTTAAAAGCGGCTTCCACAAAAAGACGACGCGGTCTTGTCCGCCGCCTTACTGCCCTTTCTATTGCAGGTGTCGTTCTTGCTGTGGTATTTACCGTATTGTTAGTATCACAGTGGTCTACGCTTGAAGCTAAAAAAGCAGAACGGGCAGAGCTTGAAAACAAGCTTGAAGAACTGCATGCAGAAGAATCTCGCCTCAAACAAGACGTTAAAAACTACAATGATCTCGACTACATAGCAGAAGTGGCGAGAAGAGATTACTATTTGACAAAACCTGGTGAAACATTATTTAAAGTACCCAATGAATCAATAGATTGA
- a CDS encoding threonine/serine exporter family protein: protein MIWLELLLCFIATVAFGIIFNIPLRLVWWGGFIGVITWFIYSFLPDFGWSKVFSAAVAAFAAAFVSHWLARFRRVPVTTFTIPGIIPLVPGERAYSTMLAFVEEDYFNGLQQGIETLLQAGAIAAGLVFALSIFSIGKGVGQRYETNR, encoded by the coding sequence ATGATTTGGTTAGAATTATTACTTTGTTTTATCGCTACTGTAGCTTTTGGAATTATATTTAATATTCCGCTCCGTCTTGTGTGGTGGGGCGGGTTTATTGGTGTTATTACTTGGTTTATTTATAGTTTTCTTCCGGATTTTGGGTGGAGTAAAGTTTTCTCGGCCGCAGTTGCAGCGTTTGCCGCTGCTTTTGTATCGCACTGGCTGGCTCGTTTTAGACGTGTTCCAGTAACGACATTTACTATTCCAGGTATTATACCGCTTGTTCCAGGAGAGAGAGCTTATTCTACCATGCTTGCTTTCGTTGAAGAGGATTATTTTAATGGGTTGCAGCAGGGAATAGAAACGTTATTACAAGCAGGTGCCATAGCAGCAGGGTTAGTTTTTGCATTGTCTATTTTTTCTATTGGTAAAGGGGTAGGGCAGCGCTATGAAACAAATCGTTAA
- a CDS encoding threonine/serine exporter family protein, whose amino-acid sequence MGKAEQTMECCLLGGKLMLRYGAETYRVEDTMTRMAQSAGMLHVSSFVTTTGIFLAFRTKEGQDLMQMIRVRERYQDLSKVTSVNQVSREFTHGELTIEDTIHKLIEIEKAPMNYPLWLIYLASGIGGAAFSYLIGGSLFDVLPAFIGGLITTVSLVLYQKYLKVRFFSEFLASLTGGMTAILMIQSGFGISIDQVIIGTLIPLVPGVPLTNSVRDLMSGDLVAGVARGAEAGVSSLSIAAGVAVSLSILYI is encoded by the coding sequence ATGGGTAAAGCAGAACAAACAATGGAATGCTGTTTACTTGGCGGCAAACTAATGCTTCGCTACGGAGCTGAAACATATAGAGTAGAGGATACAATGACACGTATGGCTCAATCTGCTGGTATGCTTCATGTTAGCAGTTTTGTAACAACAACCGGTATTTTTCTAGCATTTCGTACAAAAGAAGGCCAAGATCTAATGCAAATGATCCGTGTGCGAGAAAGATATCAGGATTTAAGCAAGGTAACATCTGTGAACCAGGTATCAAGAGAATTTACACACGGTGAGTTAACCATAGAAGATACAATCCATAAACTTATTGAAATTGAAAAAGCCCCTATGAATTACCCTTTGTGGCTGATTTATTTGGCATCGGGTATAGGAGGGGCAGCTTTCTCTTATTTAATAGGGGGAAGCTTATTCGATGTTTTGCCGGCTTTTATTGGTGGATTGATTACAACGGTTTCTTTAGTTTTGTACCAAAAATATTTGAAAGTTAGATTTTTTTCGGAATTTTTGGCGTCTCTAACAGGTGGAATGACAGCTATATTAATGATTCAATCAGGATTTGGCATAAGTATAGATCAAGTGATTATCGGTACACTCATTCCGCTAGTACCCGGTGTTCCGTTGACTAACTCTGTCAGAGATCTCATGTCAGGAGACCTTGTTGCCGGGGTTGCTCGCGGGGCGGAAGCTGGTGTCTCCTCGCTTTCTATAGCTGCAGGAGTTGCTGTCTCTCTTTCTATTCTATATATTTAA
- the tilS gene encoding tRNA lysidine(34) synthetase TilS, with the protein MKQIVKQWINERELLKSGNKLLAAVSGGPDSMALLHLLLEFQQEWKLKVAAAHVNHGLREETASEDEKFVRNWCRDKGVPYFSKQVDVKEALEKEGGTVQEQARRLRYNYLETLMSEYKLDVLATGHHADDQMETMLMKQATGRAVLGEAGIASSRLFGDGKLIRPLLCVTKEEILHFCHENNIPFRTDESNSSDKYTRNRFRQSVLPFLKKENKLVHQHFQDFLDWESEERHYIESLAEEEIQRLLLNKNEHSMTISADGLIALPVPLQRRGIHLILKYLCYSKVPELSILHIKQLVHLLHQQHPSFTLDWPGGVKVSRSYNSLRFTINSEDKMEKNRPTRYLNISEKVSYDDITFTAQRTKNIKEWAQRENVFICKEEETTFPLIIRTWKAGDKIHPLGMKGTKKVNRIFIDKKIPQDKRNTWPILTDATGEVLWIPYLKRSSSHVRNLGLETDYVAIQCKGLPQ; encoded by the coding sequence ATGAAACAAATCGTTAAACAATGGATAAATGAACGGGAACTTCTAAAGAGTGGCAATAAACTATTAGCCGCTGTTTCTGGAGGCCCGGATTCCATGGCTCTTTTACATTTATTATTGGAATTTCAGCAAGAATGGAAATTGAAAGTCGCGGCTGCACATGTAAATCATGGGTTGAGAGAGGAAACGGCATCTGAAGATGAAAAATTTGTAAGAAATTGGTGCAGGGATAAAGGGGTTCCCTATTTCAGTAAACAGGTTGATGTTAAAGAAGCATTAGAAAAAGAAGGCGGTACCGTACAAGAACAAGCGCGCCGTCTTCGATATAATTACTTAGAGACATTGATGTCGGAATACAAATTAGATGTTTTAGCAACCGGCCACCATGCCGACGATCAAATGGAAACTATGCTTATGAAGCAGGCAACAGGCAGAGCTGTTTTAGGAGAAGCCGGGATAGCATCTTCGCGGCTTTTCGGAGATGGGAAATTAATAAGGCCATTACTTTGTGTAACAAAAGAAGAAATTCTACATTTCTGTCATGAAAACAACATTCCGTTTCGCACAGATGAAAGCAATAGTTCAGATAAATATACTCGGAACAGATTCAGGCAATCTGTGCTTCCATTTCTAAAAAAAGAAAATAAATTAGTCCATCAGCATTTTCAAGATTTTTTAGACTGGGAATCAGAAGAAAGGCATTATATTGAGTCTTTGGCAGAGGAAGAAATTCAACGACTTCTCTTAAACAAGAATGAACATTCCATGACTATTTCTGCAGACGGTTTGATAGCGCTTCCTGTCCCTTTACAAAGAAGAGGGATTCATCTAATATTAAAGTATCTTTGTTATTCAAAGGTTCCTGAATTATCCATTTTACATATTAAACAATTAGTTCATTTGTTACACCAGCAGCACCCCTCCTTTACGTTGGATTGGCCGGGAGGGGTTAAGGTGTCTCGTTCTTACAACTCCTTGCGTTTTACGATCAACAGTGAGGACAAGATGGAAAAAAATAGACCCACTCGTTATTTAAACATTTCCGAAAAGGTTTCTTATGATGATATCACCTTCACTGCGCAAAGGACCAAAAATATTAAGGAATGGGCACAACGAGAAAATGTGTTTATTTGTAAAGAGGAAGAAACAACGTTTCCGCTGATAATCCGTACATGGAAAGCCGGAGATAAAATTCACCCTTTAGGAATGAAGGGAACCAAAAAAGTGAATCGTATCTTTATAGACAAAAAAATCCCACAAGATAAACGAAACACTTGGCCGATTTTAACTGATGCAACAGGAGAGGTCCTTTGGATTCCTTATTTAAAAAGGTCTTCAAGCCATGTGAGAAATCTTGGATTGGAAACAGATTATGTTGCCATACAATGTAAAGGTCTCCCTCAATAG
- the hpt gene encoding hypoxanthine phosphoribosyltransferase, giving the protein MHDDIEKVLISEEELQEKIREIGKYISEEYDGRFPLVIGVLKGALPFMADVSKRIETHIEIDFMDVSSYGNSTVSSGEVKIIKDLDTTVEGRDIIILEDIIDSGITLNYLVSLIKHRGAKSLTIVTLLDKPDGRQVDLVPDLAGFIVPDEFVVGYGLDYAEKYRNLPYIGVLKPEIYKGS; this is encoded by the coding sequence ATGCATGATGATATTGAAAAAGTGTTGATCAGCGAAGAGGAATTACAAGAAAAAATCCGTGAAATCGGTAAATATATATCCGAAGAATATGACGGACGTTTTCCGTTAGTTATCGGGGTTCTTAAAGGAGCACTCCCTTTTATGGCCGATGTATCCAAGCGGATTGAAACTCATATTGAGATTGATTTTATGGATGTATCAAGCTATGGTAACAGTACCGTTTCATCTGGAGAAGTTAAAATTATAAAAGACCTGGATACAACAGTAGAAGGTAGAGACATAATAATTTTAGAAGACATTATCGACAGCGGCATTACATTGAACTATCTAGTCAGTTTAATTAAACACAGAGGGGCGAAATCATTAACAATTGTCACTTTGTTAGACAAACCCGACGGCAGGCAAGTAGACCTTGTTCCTGATTTAGCTGGGTTTATTGTGCCGGACGAGTTTGTGGTAGGATACGGGCTGGATTATGCTGAAAAGTACCGCAACCTCCCTTACATTGGTGTTTTAAAGCCTGAAATATACAAGGGGTCATGA
- the yabQ gene encoding spore cortex biosynthesis protein YabQ — protein MSLAVQFQTMFAMMAMGLVLGMNLDFYHRLTIRSVKAFWTRLAWDLLFWLVQVLLVFYVLLHVNEGELRIYIFFSIAAGFFIYRRYGRSPFIKTMELGFSIVRWTRSTIAALIRIFIISPIKFILKLITSSVMIGITISGNVLFFLLNLLIFPLKLAARILIPVFRRLLPQPIITFLEKTFQSVRKRVKKWRIFK, from the coding sequence GTGAGTCTGGCAGTTCAATTCCAGACAATGTTTGCAATGATGGCAATGGGACTAGTCCTGGGAATGAATCTGGATTTTTACCATCGTTTAACGATCCGGTCTGTGAAGGCATTTTGGACTAGATTGGCATGGGATCTTTTGTTTTGGCTCGTTCAGGTGCTCCTCGTTTTTTATGTGCTATTGCATGTGAACGAAGGGGAGCTTAGAATTTATATATTTTTCTCCATAGCTGCAGGTTTTTTTATCTACCGTCGTTACGGGAGGAGCCCATTTATAAAAACAATGGAACTCGGTTTCTCTATTGTTCGGTGGACAAGAAGTACAATAGCCGCTCTCATTCGGATATTCATTATTTCTCCTATTAAATTTATATTGAAACTCATCACCTCGTCCGTTATGATAGGGATAACTATAAGTGGAAACGTTCTATTTTTTCTATTAAACCTCCTCATTTTTCCTTTAAAATTGGCAGCACGTATTCTTATTCCAGTTTTCCGACGTCTTCTTCCTCAGCCTATCATAACTTTTTTAGAAAAAACTTTTCAGTCCGTTCGAAAAAGGGTAAAAAAATGGAGGATATTTAAATAA